AAGTAATTGAGCAATTAAAAGAAAAACCAAAGTTAATTGCTATGGATACGATGAACTTTTGGATGGATATTGCTCTAGAACCACTACAAAAAGTACTTGGTATGGTCGATTTACTAATTGTAAACGATGAAGAAGCACGGCAATTAAGCAATGAATATTCTTTGGTGAAAGCAGCTGAGAAAATTAGAGCAATGGGACCAAAGTATTTAATCATTAAAAAAGGAGAACATGGTGCATTGTTGTTTCATGAGAATAAAGTGTTTTTTGCTCCAGCACTACCTTTAGAAGAAGTTTTTGATCCAACTGGTGCTGGTGATACTTTTGCTGGTGGATTTATGGGTTATTTATCTGCCACTAAAGATTTATCTTTCCAAAATATGAAAAGAGCAGTTATTTTTGGTTCAGCTATGGCTTCTTTTTGTGTAGAAAAATTTGGACCACAACGATTAAAAGAAGTTACCAAACAAGAAATAGACGAGCGAGTTCAAGTATTTATTGAATTAGTAGACTTTGATATTATTTTAGAATAAATTAAAATGAATGACCTTCAATATTTTTTAATAAACCGTCATCCTATGTTTGTATAAATAATTAAATTAGTAGAAATTATTAACAGGAAAAGTAAAGGGTAAAGAGTAAGATTTTAGTTTGTCATTAGTCAAAAAGACCGTTCGCAATGTTAATCCCTTTACCCATCCTATGTTTGTATAAATAATTAAATTAGTAGAAATTATTAACAGGAAAAGTAAAGGGTAAAGAGTAAGATTTTAGTTTGTCATTAGTCAAAAAGACCGTTCGCAATGTTAATCCCTTTACCCATCCTATGTTTGTATAAATAATTAAATTAGTAGAAATTATTAACAGGAAAAGTAAAGGGTAAAGAGTAAGATTTTAGTTTGTCATTAGTCAAAAAGACCGTTCGCAATGTTAATCCCTTTACCCATTACTACAAAAACTTGAACAGAACATTAAGCATAAAGCTTGTATTAAGGATAGATAAGTTAGTGTAGTATTACTTTTCACAAAAAACAATATTATGAGTAAAGTTATAGGAATTGACATTAGTAAACAAACATTTGATGTAGCATTATTAGACAGCAAAACTAGTAAATGGCAACATCATGTATTAGAAAACAACAAACTTGGATTTAAAAAGTTATGTAAGTTTATTTCAGAACAGAGTCATGTTGTAATGGAAGCAAGTGGCAGTTATTATCTACAATTAGCTTTGTATTTAGAAATGAATAATATAAAAGTAAGTGTAGTAAATCCTTTGGTTATAAGAAGATACAGTCAAATGAAACTTCAAAGAGCAAAGACAGATAAGAAAGACGCACAAACCATAGCAATGTATGGTATAGAACAAAATCCAGAGTTATGGCAATCTCAAGATAAAGAAGTAATGGAGTTAAAACAACTATATTCCACAATAGAGTTATTAAGTAAACAAGTAAGTCAGACACAACATCAGTTAGAAGCACATACGAGCAGTGGTATACTAAGTTCATCATTAAAGCAAGAACTAAATCAACATATAAAAACCCTAAAAAGAAGAAAAGAAAAATTAGAAACAAGATTTAGATTATTATCAGAACAAACATACGGAGACACTCTAGAGCGTTTAGCAACAATACCAGGTATAGGTAAAAAAACAGCCGTCATGTTAACTGTAATTACCAATAATTTTAAAAAATTTGATAATTATAGACAGTTAATTGCATATGTAGGACTAAGTCCGAGAAAGTATGAATCAGGAACAAGTGTGCGAGGCAGAGGACATATTTGTAAAATGGGACAATCGCAAATAAGGAAGTTATTGTATATGTGTAGTTGGTCAGCCAAGAAACTAAATAAAGCATGTATAGCAATGTATGAAAGATTAATTGCCAAAGGCAAAGCAGAAAGAGTAGTAAAAATAGCAATAGCTAATAAGTTATTAAAACAAGCCTTTGCAATAGCAAAAAATAAAGAAGTATATAATGAAAATTTTATGCAAAAAGTTTGTTTTTAAGCACAGAACATTGCGAATTTTTTGAGGAACGAAAAAATGTGGCAATCTCAGTTTGAAGAAGCATAAAACAAGTTTTAAGATTAATTGCCTAATTTAGAATAATATGTGTGGCATTGCTGGATACTTTTCTAATCAATCTAAAAATATTAGTGATACTGTATTAGAAACAGTAGCACAAACTTTGCATAGAAGAGGTCCAGACTTTCAAAAAGTACAACGAAACAATAATGGTGCATTAATTCATGCACGATTATCTATTATCGATACTTCTTCTAATGCCAATCAACCTTTTACAGATGCAAGTGGAAGATATACCATTGTTTTTAATGGAGAAATTTTTAATTTCCATCAACTAAAAGAACAATTAAAAGATAAAAATATTCACTACACTTCAACTTCCGATACTGAAGTATTATTGTACTACTATATTTATTATGGAAAAGAGTGTTTAAATCAACTCAACGGATTTTTTGCTTTTGCTATTTACGATAATATAGAACAGGAATTGTTTGTAGCAGTAGATAGATATAGTATTAAACCATTATACTATACTTTTATAGATAATGTCTTTTACTTTGGTTCTGAGTTAAAAGCGTTAATGGCTTTCCCAATTCCAAGAAATATGAATTGGTCGGCACTAAGTTTATATTTTCAACTGAACTATATTCCAGATCAACAATCTGTATTTGATAATATATATAAATTAACACCAGGCCATTGCTTGACGATTAAAAGCAATACCATTAAGAAAGAACAATGGTATCAAATAGATGTAGCAACTGCTACCAAAAAATATCATCATTTAAGCTATGAACAACAGCAACAATCATTTTACAATTTATTAGAAGATGCTGTTCGATTGCGATTAATGGCTGATGTTCCATTAGGTGCTTTTTTAAGTGGAGGAATTGATTCTTCTGTAATGGTAGCACTAGCAAAAAATCACACACAACATTTAAATACTTTTTCTATTGGATTTAAAGACAGCAGTTTTTTTGATGAAACAGAATATGCCAATTTGGTTGCGAATCACTTCAAAACCAATCATACTGTTTTTAAATTGAGTAACGATGATTTACTAGAAAGCTTATATGATGTTTTAGATTATACTGATGAACCTTTTGCCGATTCTTCTGCTTTATTGGTTAACTTACTATCAAAATATACTAGACAACATGTTACCGTTGCTCTTTCTGGCGATGGTGGCGACGAATTATTTGCTGGATATAATAAACACTATGGCGAATGGCAAATGCGAAATGGTGGTTGGAAAAGTCAGGCAGTATATCGTCTTAAAAACTTGTGGCAGCTACTACCAAAATCAAGAAGCGGTGGCTTTACTAATAAAATTCGTCAACTAGAAAGATTTGCTGATGGTATGGATTTATCAAAGCAAGATAGATATTGGCAATGGTGTTGTTTTAATTCCATAGAAGCAGTAAACGAATTGCTAAAAGGCAAAACTGATACCGTACTAAAATCAGTATTAGATACCAAGCAACAGTTTACCAAATTTATTAGCAACGATGGCACACTCAACGATAATTTACTAGCAGATGTGAACTTGGTTTTACCTTACGATATGTTGGTAAAAGTAGATAGAATGAGTATGCGTAACAGCTTAGAAGTAAGAAGTCCGTTTTTAGATTATAGAGTAGTAGAATTTGCTTTTGGTATTCCAGTAGAAAGCAAAATCAATCAACAAATGAAAAAGAAAATTGTACAAGATTCGTTTCGTAGTATTTTGCCTAAAGAATTATACAACAGACCAAAGAGTGGTTTTGAAGTACCATTATTACAGTGGTTTAGAACAGATTTGAAAGATTATATTTTTAATGAAGTGTTGAATGATGGTTTTATAATAGAACAAAATATATTTGATATTAACATCATTAAACAATATAAACAACAATTACTATCTAATAATCCAGCAGATGTACATGCAAAAATCTGGGCATTAATTGTATTTCAAAATTTCTATAAAAAGTATGTTTTATGATAAAACTTTGTCAAAGCTCTAAACTTTAACAAAGTTCAATTAACTTCGCACCAATGGCGTTAAAAATTGGTGTAGTAGCAAACACAGCTTTTAATATTTACAATTACAGATTGGGTTTAATGCGTTTTTTAAAAGCACAAGGTCATACTGTTTATGCCATTGCTCCAACTGATGATTATACGACATTAATAGAACAACAAGGTTTTGAGTGTATTGCTGTTAAACATTTAAGCAGAAAAGGAACTAATCCAATTAATGACATTCGTTTACTATTCGAGTTAAAATCAATCTATAAAAAATTGCAATTAGATGTAGTTTTACAATATACTATAAAACCAAATATTTATGGTACGCTGGCAAGCAAGTTATCTAATACCAAAGCTATTTGTACTATAACTGGCTTAGGATATACTTTTTTAAATAAAGGATTGGCTGCTTCGGTTGCTAAAAAATTATATCAAGTGGCCTTACAATATGCTCATAAAGTCGTTTTTCAAAATACAACAGACAAAGAATTATTTATTCAACTCAACTTAGTAGATAAAAACAAAACAGCTATTGTAAATGGTTCTGGAATTGATACCGATTTTTTTAATCCAGATTATTGCTCTTCAATAGAAAAAAAGAACAATCAGTTTGCTTTTTTAATGGTTGCCAGATTATTGAAAGACAAAGGCATTTACGAATATATTGCAGCAGCTAAATTCATTCAGCAAAAATACAAGCAAGCTATTTTTTATTTGATTGGTGATATAGACGAAGACAATCCATCGAGTATAACTGAAGTTGAATTAAATGAATGGATTAATAATAAAACGATTTCGTATTTAGGTTATCAAAAAGACATCAGACCATATTATTGTATGGCAGATGTTGTGGTATTGCCATCGTATAGAGAAGGAATGCCAAGAGTAGTTTTAGAAGCATTGGCAATGCAAATTCCAGTCATAACTACCAATGCTCCAGGTTGTAATGATGCCATTGACGACACTTGTGGCATAAAAGTTGATGTAAAAGACATAGAATCGCTACAAAATGCTATGAAAAAAATGTTACAACTAGATGAAACTAAATTAATGCAAATGCGTATAAGCTCAAGGCAAAGAGCGATTAATGTATATTCAGAAAAAATTATATGTGAATTTTATCAGTCGGTGCTTTAAAACTTTACCAATGTTAAGGTTATTTTAATAAAATTTCATAAATTTACATTGAGAAAAAGGGATGATTCATAATACTGCATTTTTAATGTTTTGTGCTACACTTACTGCGTTTGTGTTAACTTATATGTTTATTCCATCTATAATAAAAGTAGCAGAAATAAAACATCTGTTTGATACACCTGACGAAAGAAAATCACATCAAGAAGTAATTCCTACATTAGGTGGTATTGGTATTTTTAGTGGATTTTTAATTTCCTTTTGTTTGTTTGCACATTTTGGTCCAGGAAACAACATACAGTATGTAGTTGCTGCCTTGTGTTTTATGTTTATGCTAGGAGCAAAAGACGATATTGTAGAACTCGTTCCATATAAAAAATTTATAGGTCAGATTTTTGCAGCAGCCATTATTGTTTTTGTAGGCAATATTCGTATTACAAGTATGTATGGTTTGTTTGATATTTCAATGATAGATTATATTCCAAGCGTGATTTTATCAATGCTTACAATTATATTTATTATTAATGCATTTAATCTAATAGATGGTATAAACTTACTAGCTGGTGGTGTTGGCATTATTGTTTCGGTGGCTTTTGGTGTTTGGTTTCATTTTTATGGATTTATAGAATATGCTGTTTTGTGTGCAGCAATGGCTGGTGCTGTTTTAGCTTTCTTAAAGTATAACTATACGCCTGCCAAAATTTTTATGGGCGATTCTGGTAGTTTGTCACTAGGATTATTATCGGCTGTACTAGCAATACAATTTATAGAGCATAATGAAGTAGTACTTAAAAGTGCAAGTAGTGTTGGTATGCCAATGGTGTCGTCTCCAGCAATGGCAATAGCAGTATTAATTATTCCAGTATTCGATACGCTAAGAGTATTTACATTGCGATTAATCAATAAGAAATCGCCATTTAGTGCAGATAGAAATCATGTACATCACAGGTTAATAGATTTAGGATTAACACATATACAAGCATCATATATTTTATTTGCTGTTAATATATTTTTTATAGCAGTAGCTTACTATTTACAACCAATAGGCAACTTGTACTTATTAATAGTGTTATTTGTTTTAGCCATGTTACTAATGACCGTTTTAAACTTACTATATGCTAAAAAAGCAGGCATGTTTAGCAATCCTAATAAAAAATTTAGTTTTAGAAGTTTCTTTTAAATAGCAATTATTCTATTTCTTTTTCTTGATATCGTACGACATACTTTTGTTGCTTTTCTGCATAAATTTTACTTCGTCTATGCTCATATTTTCAGCATCATCTAAGTTAGTACCGTAGTCTTCATTTACTTTTTGTAATTTTTGTAATTCAGATGATTTTTGAAGCAAGAAACCATTTTGCTTTAAGTATAAGTTATTTTCTTCAATATATTTTTTAGCTTGATTATAGTTGCCATTATCTGCTTCTTGTATTGCTAATTCTAGTTTTTCATTAGCTTCAAATAATATAATTTGCTCTTGAATTTTTTCAATATACGCTTGTTCATATATTTTAACATCGTCTGTAAATTGTTGTGTAATACTTAAATTAATATTTTCATTTTTATACGAAGATGCATCATCGTAGTTTAGTGCAGTTTTAAACTCTAGTGATTTGCCAGCTTCGTTTTTAACTCGATATTTTATTAGAACACCTTTTTGTTCTTCAGAAAAAACATCTCTAAAATTAATATCTATAGTATTGTTACTAAAATTATATTTGTAACCATATACTTTAACAAGTTCTACATTTGTAGGCAACTCAATTTTTAAATTAGCATTTTGTGCTACAACAGACATCAAACCTTTTAGCTCTTTCTCAAAAATACTCGGAATTTTATCTGGCGAATCAATGAAGTAATAATTTCCAGCACCAAATTCAGCCATTGCAGTCATTAAGTCTTCATTG
Above is a genomic segment from Chitinophagales bacterium containing:
- a CDS encoding VWA domain-containing protein, yielding MKRLAYYFSFLTVALLCSSAQAETTENTTSPEEKVIDNKLYKGKNFATTKNGAITLKAGLSNDFFTPNIRNGYLYVEVQADEFKNEKVERLPLNISLVIDRSGSMSGDKIKYVKEAAKFVVNNMSKDDILSIIIYDDQVEVLQEAIKVENKQLIINKINQITDRGSTNLTGGMLQGYTQVKANYKTGYVNRVLILSDGLANQGITDPTEIQKIVQKKNTEDGISISTFGVGNDYNEDLMTAMAEFGAGNYYFIDSPDKIPSIFEKELKGLMSVVAQNANLKIELPTNVELVKVYGYKYNFSNNTIDINFRDVFSEEQKGVLIKYRVKNEAGKSLEFKTALNYDDASSYKNENINLSITQQFTDDVKIYEQAYIEKIQEQIILFEANEKLELAIQEADNGNYNQAKKYIEENNLYLKQNGFLLQKSSELQKLQKVNEDYGTNLDDAENMSIDEVKFMQKSNKSMSYDIKKKK
- a CDS encoding glycosyltransferase family 4 protein; translation: MALKIGVVANTAFNIYNYRLGLMRFLKAQGHTVYAIAPTDDYTTLIEQQGFECIAVKHLSRKGTNPINDIRLLFELKSIYKKLQLDVVLQYTIKPNIYGTLASKLSNTKAICTITGLGYTFLNKGLAASVAKKLYQVALQYAHKVVFQNTTDKELFIQLNLVDKNKTAIVNGSGIDTDFFNPDYCSSIEKKNNQFAFLMVARLLKDKGIYEYIAAAKFIQQKYKQAIFYLIGDIDEDNPSSITEVELNEWINNKTISYLGYQKDIRPYYCMADVVVLPSYREGMPRVVLEALAMQIPVITTNAPGCNDAIDDTCGIKVDVKDIESLQNAMKKMLQLDETKLMQMRISSRQRAINVYSEKIICEFYQSVL
- the asnB gene encoding asparagine synthase (glutamine-hydrolyzing) gives rise to the protein MCGIAGYFSNQSKNISDTVLETVAQTLHRRGPDFQKVQRNNNGALIHARLSIIDTSSNANQPFTDASGRYTIVFNGEIFNFHQLKEQLKDKNIHYTSTSDTEVLLYYYIYYGKECLNQLNGFFAFAIYDNIEQELFVAVDRYSIKPLYYTFIDNVFYFGSELKALMAFPIPRNMNWSALSLYFQLNYIPDQQSVFDNIYKLTPGHCLTIKSNTIKKEQWYQIDVATATKKYHHLSYEQQQQSFYNLLEDAVRLRLMADVPLGAFLSGGIDSSVMVALAKNHTQHLNTFSIGFKDSSFFDETEYANLVANHFKTNHTVFKLSNDDLLESLYDVLDYTDEPFADSSALLVNLLSKYTRQHVTVALSGDGGDELFAGYNKHYGEWQMRNGGWKSQAVYRLKNLWQLLPKSRSGGFTNKIRQLERFADGMDLSKQDRYWQWCCFNSIEAVNELLKGKTDTVLKSVLDTKQQFTKFISNDGTLNDNLLADVNLVLPYDMLVKVDRMSMRNSLEVRSPFLDYRVVEFAFGIPVESKINQQMKKKIVQDSFRSILPKELYNRPKSGFEVPLLQWFRTDLKDYIFNEVLNDGFIIEQNIFDINIIKQYKQQLLSNNPADVHAKIWALIVFQNFYKKYVL
- a CDS encoding undecaprenyl/decaprenyl-phosphate alpha-N-acetylglucosaminyl 1-phosphate transferase — its product is MFCATLTAFVLTYMFIPSIIKVAEIKHLFDTPDERKSHQEVIPTLGGIGIFSGFLISFCLFAHFGPGNNIQYVVAALCFMFMLGAKDDIVELVPYKKFIGQIFAAAIIVFVGNIRITSMYGLFDISMIDYIPSVILSMLTIIFIINAFNLIDGINLLAGGVGIIVSVAFGVWFHFYGFIEYAVLCAAMAGAVLAFLKYNYTPAKIFMGDSGSLSLGLLSAVLAIQFIEHNEVVLKSASSVGMPMVSSPAMAIAVLIIPVFDTLRVFTLRLINKKSPFSADRNHVHHRLIDLGLTHIQASYILFAVNIFFIAVAYYLQPIGNLYLLIVLFVLAMLLMTVLNLLYAKKAGMFSNPNKKFSFRSFF
- a CDS encoding IS110 family transposase, which gives rise to MSKVIGIDISKQTFDVALLDSKTSKWQHHVLENNKLGFKKLCKFISEQSHVVMEASGSYYLQLALYLEMNNIKVSVVNPLVIRRYSQMKLQRAKTDKKDAQTIAMYGIEQNPELWQSQDKEVMELKQLYSTIELLSKQVSQTQHQLEAHTSSGILSSSLKQELNQHIKTLKRRKEKLETRFRLLSEQTYGDTLERLATIPGIGKKTAVMLTVITNNFKKFDNYRQLIAYVGLSPRKYESGTSVRGRGHICKMGQSQIRKLLYMCSWSAKKLNKACIAMYERLIAKGKAERVVKIAIANKLLKQAFAIAKNKEVYNENFMQKVCF
- a CDS encoding sugar kinase; protein product: MSLLTVGTVAFDAIETPFGKTDRITGGSGNYICHAAGHFTSNMQLVSVVGDDFSQNELNYLKSIGTDISGVQIMEGQKSFFWSGKYHHDLNKRDTLVTDLNVLADFNPILPKNFQTPEFLILGNIDPSLQIKVIEQLKEKPKLIAMDTMNFWMDIALEPLQKVLGMVDLLIVNDEEARQLSNEYSLVKAAEKIRAMGPKYLIIKKGEHGALLFHENKVFFAPALPLEEVFDPTGAGDTFAGGFMGYLSATKDLSFQNMKRAVIFGSAMASFCVEKFGPQRLKEVTKQEIDERVQVFIELVDFDIILE